The following nucleotide sequence is from Acidimicrobiia bacterium.
CCCATCATCTTCGTGCTGTTCGGTGTCCTCGCGGGTCCAGAAGCGCTCGATCTCGTCACCGTTGAACTGACGAACGAAGCCATCCAGATCGTCTTGGAGGCGACGCTGGTCATCATCCTGTTCACCGACGCCGCCGTGATTGATGTCGCCGCGGTGAGGAGGCAGCTGACCATTCCGACCCGCCTTCTGACGATCGGATTGATCGGTACGATCGCTGCCGGCATCGGGCTCGCTGCCGTGATGTTCGGTGAACTCGGATTCTGGGGTGCGGCGGTGGTCGCCATCACCTTGGCTCCCACCGACGCTGCCCTCGGTCAAGCCGTCATCACCAACGACCGAGTCCCGAGTCCGGTCCGACAGGGTCTCAGCGTCGAGAGCGGCCTCAACGACGGGATCGCCGTGCCGTTTCTGTCGATCGCGATCGCCGGTGCGGCAGGCGAGATGTCCACCGCTACCGGCGTGTTCCGGCTGGTTCTTGAGGAGATCGGCATCGCGATCCTCGTTGGTGTCGTCGTGGGCTTCGTCGGTGCCAAACTCATCACGGCGTGTTCGACGCGCGGATGGATGTCGCTCGAATGGCGGAGGATGTCGGTGCCGATCCTTGCCGTGCTGTGCTATCTGGTCGCGACTCCGATCGACGGTTCGGGTTTCATCGCCTCCTTCGTCGGCGGCATGGCCTTCGGGAACATCGTCCGGGATCGGTACCCCGACATCTGCACGCTGTCTGAGGCGACCTCGTACCTCATGACGATGTTGTCGTTCTTCCTGTTCGGGGCACTGATCTTCGGGCCGCGGATCGCGGACATCACCCTCGAGATCGTGTTGTACGCCGTAGCGAGTCTCACCGTCATCCGGATGATCCCAGTCGGCCTCGCGATGATCGGTTCGAGGTTCACCACTCGAACGGTCCTGTTCTTGGGATGGTTCGGACCGAGGGGCATTGCGTCGCTTGTGTTCGCCGGAACGCTGGTGGCCGAGTACGACCCGGTATCGACCGAAGCGACCCTGACGATCGTCTCCGCGACCGTCGCGTTGAGCGTGCTGCTCCACGGCCTCAGCGCATGGCCCCTGTCGAACCGATATGGTGCCTCGTTCGCTGGACTGGATGATGCCTCCGCCGTCGAGGAGATGCAGGAAGTGGGCGAGATCAGGGTCCGGAGGCGGGTCACTCCGGCCCATCGCCAACGGTGAAAGCCACCGCCGTAGCGAGTTTGGCTGGCGCCGTCGGGGCCCCGGATCCACGGCTTTCCGAGGTTGCTCAGATCAGGGCGGTGCCCCAAACGGGGATGAAGGCGCCGTTGATGACTTTCGACTCTTCGCTTGCGAGGAATCGGAGGACATCGGCGATCTCACGGGGTTGGGGCCAGTTCACATAGTCGGCGTACGGCAGGGCCGCCCGTGTGGCGTCGGTGTTGATCACCGACGGCAGCACCGCATTGCAGGTCGTGTTCGTGTCGAGCAGTTCGGTGGCAACCGATTTGGCGAGGGCGAGCACGCCCGATTTGGCCACATTGTACGCGGCCTGCCCGGCGGGGGCATCGAGAGCGTGTTTGGAACCCATCAGGATGATCCGACCCCACTCCTCGGACATGTGCGGTATCACCGCCCTCGAGGCGTTCCAGGCCGTTCGGAGGTTCAGGTCGAGCATCCGGTCGAGTCTCACATCGTCAGTCTCGCTGACATCGCGGCCACCGGTCCATCCACCGACGAGGGAAGCCATCACATTGATCGGGCCGTACCGTTGTGCCGCCTCTTCCACGAAAGCACCGACCGCCGCGGCATCGGTCGCGTCGACTCGGCGAAGGATGACCTGGTCTTCGTCATAGTCGATCATGGCCTCGAACTCGGTCGCCTCCTCCGGCAACAGGTAGGTGGCCGCAACCTTGAAGCCGTCATCGAGGAGTAACGGAACGAGGCAACGACCGACCGAGCCGGTTCCTCCGGGTATTACGGCAACCTTGGGCATGGCTCCACACTAGCCGGGGCCGGAGTGCAGTCGGCTGAGCGTCAGACCGCCTCGGCCGTGATGCCCACCGGCTCAAGTTCCGCGAGGAGCGACGCACCGACAGCCACCTCGTGCATGGTGCCGACGCCCGGTTCAGCAACAGCGCCGCGGACGATCAGGTCCGCCAATGCGGTCGCCGGGAACGCGGTGGTCCGCGCAAGCGCCGTGAAACCGCCCTGCTCGCGGTCCTCGATCTGCAGACCGTGGCGTTGGTCACCGGCTTCGACCCAGACCCGGACCAGGACGAGGTCGGGCGCCCCACGCGGTAGGTGCTCACGCAACGCGGCGAGCAAGATGTCGCGACGCGACCGCCCGTCGGCTTTGGTCTCCTCATCGAACAGGCCAAGCTCGAAGAACGCGCGGAACACCCTTCCGTGACCCGGATACCGCAGGGTCTTGTACTCGAGCTCTTCGATCCGCCCTGCGTACACGGAACACATCGTCGAGGTGCCCCCGGCCGTCGAGAAAGCTTCGAGTGGTCCCCATGGATCCCAATCGACGGTCTCGAAGCGGCTCAGTGGCTCAACGGTTGTGTGCCTGCCCGCTTCGATCACCTCACACGGCTCTGCATACTCGTTGATCAGGCCATCCGGACTGAATGCGAGCTGATATCCCAAGGATCCGATCGGGACCTGGGGCAGTGCCCCGACGCGGATCTGCACCCGATCAATCGGTTCCGGACCGTGCGCTTCGATCAGCATCGATGCCATCACATTGGCCAGTCCCGGCGCGAGGCCGCAGTCGGGGACGATCATCACACCGGCGTCGACGGCATCGCCGTGCAGCGTCTTCTGGCTCGCGACGATGTCCGGATTCCCACCGAAGTCGATGGCATGGGTGTTCGTTGCGATGGCCGCACGCGCAACGGCGACCCCGTACCGGTAGGGCACCGCGGAGACGACCAGCGCATGCGGGGCAAAAAGGTCCTGCACGCTCCGGGCGTCATCGACATCGATGACCGCCGAATCGACATCGAACCGGGCCGCAGTCTCCGATACCGCTTCGGAATCGGCGTCAGCTGCGACGACCTCGTATCCGCGTCGCTTGAGATCCCAGATCGCGGCCGACCCGACGATGCCTGTGCCAATGACGAGGATGCTCATGGGTGCAATCGCTTGAACACTTCGGCAGGGCCGGTACCGAGCCGTGCGCCCTGTTCTTCATGCCACGACCGGATCTTCGCCACGAACGCCATCCGTTCTTCGTTCGAGCCCGCAGCATTGCCCATTGTGGTCTCGGATTGGCTTGAGTGGCACAACAGAGCAGCGACCTTGGTCTCGAACCAGCGATCCTCGACCTCCTCAGCATGGTCAGGCTCGTCTGCAGACCACAGCAACAGGCTGGTCACCCGATGGGCGGGAAGCCCGGAGTCGGCCAGCGCGAGCGGTTCTCGCGCCGAGACAACCGCGTCAACAGCGCCAAACCCCGTGGCTCGATGGTCCGGATGGAGTTGGTATCGCTGCCACGGGTCGTGGGTCAGAACGACCTCAGGTGCCGCCCTTCGGATCTCACGGGCGAGCTGTTCGCGGAGGGAAGGTGAATACACCAGTTCCCCGTCGACATGTCCGAGATGAACGATCCGTGTCGCACCGAGGATCTCTGCTGCGTTGCGCTGTTCTTCGACCCGGCGCGCCGCGAGTGCTGACGGATCGGTGCGCTCATCCCACGAGCCCTTGGAGCCATCCGTGACGATCACCATGGTGACCTCACAGCCGAGCGAGGCCCACCGTGCAAGGGTCGCGCCCGCCCCGAATTCCGCGTCGTCCGGGTGTGCCCCGATGGTCATCGCGGCCCGCGGCACGGTGAGAGCGTCCAGCGAACGCGCCAACTCGTCGTAGGTGTCGGTCACGATGTGAGGCTCGGCAGAAACCCGAGCGCCGTAAGTGCCGAGTAGTGCGCTTCGGTATCCACCTCGAGCGCGAGGTTCTTGAGGCTGAGGACCCGAGCCGACGCTCTCGACGCGAGATGCGCGTGGAAGGACCCGGGACCGTAGGCGAAGTGGAACTCCCCGGTTCCGGCGATGGCGTTGGTCCCTCCGTCTATGCTCGGAACGATCGCGGCGCCATGTCGGGTCGCTGCGTCGTGCACGCGCAGAATCGATGCAGCATCGACAAGCGGGAGGTCGGCATGGAGCACCATCCAGTGGGGCTGTGCGCCGTGGTTGACGGCGTTGGACACCACCTCGGAAAGGCCGTCACCCTCGTCTTGTGCGACGCGGCAACGCTTGGTGGCCCACTGCGAGACGGAAGGATCAGAGGTGACCACCATGCAGTCAAGACCCGCACGGTGGACGGCTCTGATCGTTCGGTCGGCGAGCGCGGTGCCGAGGGCGCTCCGATCGGTTTCGGAAAGCACACTCGACAGTCGGGTCATTCCCGACAAACCACGGATCGGAATCACGGCGACCCTCGTCACTCGGTGCTCTGGGCGATCTGAACGAGAACACCGTGGGCGGATCGGGGATGAATAAAGGCTTCCTTCCAATCCGGATCGGAGTCGTTGATGCCAACAACCGTGAACCCGAGTCTCGTCGCTGCTGCAACTGCTGCTTGGAGGTCGGTGACACGCAAGGTGATGTGGTGAAGTCCTTCGCCGCGTGAGGCAAGGAAGCGGTTGAGGAAGTGATCCGATTGGTGCGGATCGTTGGGAGCGATCATCTCAAGGATCGCTCCGCCCGACAGACGGTATTGGGCCCACCGGAAGTCATCCCTCGTGTTGAAGCCTCCCTCGAGGTATTCCCCTCCGACGAGCGACACGAAGGGTCTGGCGGCGTCGATGTCGCGAACCGCCATCGAGACATGGTCGAATCTCACGATGAACGGCTCGAGACCGAGCGCGAGGTCGCCGTCGTTCATCATCGAGGGGTCGTGATCCGTCGCTCGTACCATTGCAGCCCGATGCTCAGCGACACGGTCAGAAGAAGATAGAACGCCGCGAGGATCAGGTACCCCGCCATGAACTGAAACGACTGTCCCGTCCACAGCTTCGTCATCTGTGTGAGTTCTCGCACGGCGAGGATCGAGACGAGTGATGAGTCCTTCAAGAGCGCGATCAGGTCGTTACCGAGGGCGGGCATGATGTTCTTGATCGCCTGGGGCCACACGATCAGGCGGAACACCTGGAACCGTGTCAGACCCATCGACATGCCCGCCTCGCGCTGTCCCGTACTGATCGATTCGATGCCTGCCCTGAGCACTTCGGCAATGAACGCGGCGTACACGATTCCAACCGCAACGGTTGCCTTCACGGCGGGGGAGGCAAGGCCGGACCTTCCCCTGATGCCGATAAGCGACATGAACTCGGGCCACGCGACCAGACCCACGAAGATGATCGTCACAAGGACGGGGATCCCACGAATGAGCTCGATGTAGAAGATCGCGAGGTTTCTCGCAACGACATTCCTCGCCATGCGACCCACCGCCACGATCAGACCCCCGACCATCGCGAAGACGAAACCGGCAACGGTGACGATGACCGTGAGCGAGAGGCCATCCTTGATGAAGTCGAATCCTGCCCGCCAGGCGTCGTCGGTGAGGATCTTGAACAGGGGAAAGGCGATGACCGCGACGATGCCCAAGAACCAGTACGGGAATCCCGACCACTCATAGCTGGCTTTCGCCCCGGGTGGGGTCGGGTCGGTGCCGATGCTCTCGGGGATTGTCAATGCGCCCTCTCGTGGTTGGGCTGCAACATACCGTTTCGGACGACCGAAGGGGCTGGGCGGATGCCCAGCCCCTCCCGGTCGCAGCGAATCGGGTTCAGCCGCTGAAGTCGATGAACCACTTCTTGATGAGTGCCTCGAGCGTCCCGTCTTCGTCCATGTCCTTGAGGACCTTGTTGACCGGCTCGATCAGATCCGAGTCCTTCGGGTAGATGAACCCGAGGGGATCCGACTGGAGGTCGTCGTCGAGGAGCTTTGTTTGGTCGGAGTTCGCACCGACATAGCCCTGACCTGCGACATCGTCGATGATCACGGCGTCGACATCGCCCTTGATCAGCGCCTCGACGGCAACACCGAACTGCTCGTATGCGTCGATGCGGCCGTCACCGACCAACTCGACGCCGAGCTCGTAGTTCGTGGTGCCGACCTGGGTCCCGAGCCGATAGTCCCCGGCAATGAAGTCGTCGGCGGTCGTGAACCGACTCTCGTCGGAGCGCACCATGAATCGCTGAATCGTCGTCATGTACGGATCCGAGAAGGCAACGACTTCTTTGCGTTCGTCCGTGATCGAGATCCCGTCGGCAGCGGTGTCGTAGACCCCGTCGCCGGTTTCTTGGATCACCGCAGGCCAGCCTGCCTCGACGAACTCTGCCGTGCAGTCGAGCCGCGAACAGATCTCGCGCCAGATGTCGTAGTCGAAGCCTTCGGCCACGCCGCTCGTCTCATTGATGAAGTTGAACGGTGTGTAGGCGTTCTCGACCGCGACCGAGATCGTCCTTCCTTCGAGGTCCGCCGTGTCGTCGCTGCCGCATGCCGCCGCGACCAGCGCAACGGCGAGCGCAACGGTGAACAGCTGGATTGCCTTCTTCATGGTTGCCTATCCCTTGGTTGATGATGGTTGATGACTGCGTGTCTACGCATTCCCTACGCTACTCGTTTGCGCGGATCCGTGAGAAATGGCGACGGATCAGGAATAGCCATGGAGCAACAAGGGTGGATGGTCCTGGGCCCGATGTCTCCTATCGTGCACGAGATGCGCCGCAAGACGAAGATCATCGCGACCCTCGGTCCCGCCACGGACACCGACGAGATGATCGCCACGATCATGGATCGGGGCATGGATGTTGCCCGCGTCAATTTCTCCCACGGCACCCATGCCGACCACACCCGGCGTATCGAAGCGGTTCGGCGGATCGCGAGCGATCGCAACCGTCCTATTGCCGTCATGCAGGACATCCAGGGTCCGAAGATCCGTGTTGGGACATTCCCTGACGGGAGCGTGACCCTCCAAGAGGGTGCAACCGTGCGGGTCGTGCCTGGCGAGGCCATCGGAAGCGCCGATGAGGTCCATGTCGCATACCTCGACCAGGTCGAGATGTCGGTCGGCGGCGTCATCCTGTTCTCCGACGGGCTGATCTCACTCGAGGCCAAGCGGGTGGAACGAGACTGCATCACGGCGACGGTCACGCTCGGGGGCACGCTCAAGGATCATC
It contains:
- a CDS encoding sodium:proton antiporter, with the protein product MEGAVILVGVVLVYALFSQFLARTPITGPIIFVLFGVLAGPEALDLVTVELTNEAIQIVLEATLVIILFTDAAVIDVAAVRRQLTIPTRLLTIGLIGTIAAGIGLAAVMFGELGFWGAAVVAITLAPTDAALGQAVITNDRVPSPVRQGLSVESGLNDGIAVPFLSIAIAGAAGEMSTATGVFRLVLEEIGIAILVGVVVGFVGAKLITACSTRGWMSLEWRRMSVPILAVLCYLVATPIDGSGFIASFVGGMAFGNIVRDRYPDICTLSEATSYLMTMLSFFLFGALIFGPRIADITLEIVLYAVASLTVIRMIPVGLAMIGSRFTTRTVLFLGWFGPRGIASLVFAGTLVAEYDPVSTEATLTIVSATVALSVLLHGLSAWPLSNRYGASFAGLDDASAVEEMQEVGEIRVRRRVTPAHRQR
- a CDS encoding SDR family oxidoreductase, encoding MPKVAVIPGGTGSVGRCLVPLLLDDGFKVAATYLLPEEATEFEAMIDYDEDQVILRRVDATDAAAVGAFVEEAAQRYGPINVMASLVGGWTGGRDVSETDDVRLDRMLDLNLRTAWNASRAVIPHMSEEWGRIILMGSKHALDAPAGQAAYNVAKSGVLALAKSVATELLDTNTTCNAVLPSVINTDATRAALPYADYVNWPQPREIADVLRFLASEESKVINGAFIPVWGTALI
- a CDS encoding saccharopine dehydrogenase C-terminal domain-containing protein, which gives rise to MSILVIGTGIVGSAAIWDLKRRGYEVVAADADSEAVSETAARFDVDSAVIDVDDARSVQDLFAPHALVVSAVPYRYGVAVARAAIATNTHAIDFGGNPDIVASQKTLHGDAVDAGVMIVPDCGLAPGLANVMASMLIEAHGPEPIDRVQIRVGALPQVPIGSLGYQLAFSPDGLINEYAEPCEVIEAGRHTTVEPLSRFETVDWDPWGPLEAFSTAGGTSTMCSVYAGRIEELEYKTLRYPGHGRVFRAFFELGLFDEETKADGRSRRDILLAALREHLPRGAPDLVLVRVWVEAGDQRHGLQIEDREQGGFTALARTTAFPATALADLIVRGAVAEPGVGTMHEVAVGASLLAELEPVGITAEAV
- a CDS encoding PIG-L family deacetylase; translation: MTDTYDELARSLDALTVPRAAMTIGAHPDDAEFGAGATLARWASLGCEVTMVIVTDGSKGSWDERTDPSALAARRVEEQRNAAEILGATRIVHLGHVDGELVYSPSLREQLAREIRRAAPEVVLTHDPWQRYQLHPDHRATGFGAVDAVVSAREPLALADSGLPAHRVTSLLLWSADEPDHAEEVEDRWFETKVAALLCHSSQSETTMGNAAGSNEERMAFVAKIRSWHEEQGARLGTGPAEVFKRLHP
- the cofC gene encoding 2-phospho-L-lactate guanylyltransferase, with protein sequence MTRVAVIPIRGLSGMTRLSSVLSETDRSALGTALADRTIRAVHRAGLDCMVVTSDPSVSQWATKRCRVAQDEGDGLSEVVSNAVNHGAQPHWMVLHADLPLVDAASILRVHDAATRHGAAIVPSIDGGTNAIAGTGEFHFAYGPGSFHAHLASRASARVLSLKNLALEVDTEAHYSALTALGFLPSLTS
- a CDS encoding VOC family protein; this encodes MMNDGDLALGLEPFIVRFDHVSMAVRDIDAARPFVSLVGGEYLEGGFNTRDDFRWAQYRLSGGAILEMIAPNDPHQSDHFLNRFLASRGEGLHHITLRVTDLQAAVAAATRLGFTVVGINDSDPDWKEAFIHPRSAHGVLVQIAQSTE
- a CDS encoding amino acid ABC transporter permease, yielding MTIPESIGTDPTPPGAKASYEWSGFPYWFLGIVAVIAFPLFKILTDDAWRAGFDFIKDGLSLTVIVTVAGFVFAMVGGLIVAVGRMARNVVARNLAIFYIELIRGIPVLVTIIFVGLVAWPEFMSLIGIRGRSGLASPAVKATVAVGIVYAAFIAEVLRAGIESISTGQREAGMSMGLTRFQVFRLIVWPQAIKNIMPALGNDLIALLKDSSLVSILAVRELTQMTKLWTGQSFQFMAGYLILAAFYLLLTVSLSIGLQWYERRITTPR
- a CDS encoding ABC transporter substrate-binding protein, with the protein product MKKAIQLFTVALAVALVAAACGSDDTADLEGRTISVAVENAYTPFNFINETSGVAEGFDYDIWREICSRLDCTAEFVEAGWPAVIQETGDGVYDTAADGISITDERKEVVAFSDPYMTTIQRFMVRSDESRFTTADDFIAGDYRLGTQVGTTNYELGVELVGDGRIDAYEQFGVAVEALIKGDVDAVIIDDVAGQGYVGANSDQTKLLDDDLQSDPLGFIYPKDSDLIEPVNKVLKDMDEDGTLEALIKKWFIDFSG